CAATTATTTTCTTGTTTTATTGATGTATTAATATTCTTAATTCGGAACTTAGAAACACAAAATACAAAAAAATCAGAAGTTTATTCACTCAGTACAGAAAATAAAAATCCTTAggaaaaataagagaaaatagaAGAAGGGGTTGACTACAAAAATAGGTATGAAGCTACTGGAGGTTGAGCAGTTCCTTGTAGATGGGGAGACTGGTAATTTCCGTGTACGTGTGCAGGTCGTGTAGAAGGTGTGACAACCATTGTGACTGCCTCGTTGACTGAATGCGACTCATGAGGTATAGCATGACTCGTTACTCCTCACACGGACCTACAAAGAAAAATGGAAAATCGTAATATCATATAATTATAGACAGCATAAAATAATCGTTTGGTATGTCATAACTATGTATTGAGAACAAAACTTTTTATTAAAGGCCAATTATTATCAGATTACGATTATTtgcttttattatttttatcatggcGAAGTGCTAAAACCGTATGGATCATCCTACGTCTGTAGTATGAGACGTAATCAGGTGTGATCCTAGAAAGTATAAGACGGCTCCGCTCATAGTAACTGGAGCTACCTTAATCCCTGGATAAAAAGCCCCTCACAAGCAACGAAAAACAGATGAAAATCTGACCTAGTTGGCTTAACAGCAAAACTAGACTTACCCAGATGATCGATAACGTAGACAATGTTCTCGCCGTTAGCTTGTGCCTGTATCTCTGCCTGGCAGAGCTCACAGACGTTGTTGTAGGTGCTGCCAGAGATCTCACACACGGGGCTATAAGAGTGAGTGCTACAGTCCTCCTCCAGTACTGAGGACTCGCAGTGTGGCACTATGTTATGAATGTATGGCAGGCACTCTCCTGGGTATGCCTGTGGGAGGGAAGAGATTCTAGTACCAGTCTTAGTTATACCAGAACAATATTTCCACAAATTTTGGGTAAAAAGCCTGAAGTTGTTGATTTTATTAGTTTtcaaattttaataaattaatctCGTTGTATTACTTTATTGTATTTCTAGCTCACGATCTGGCAAGAAAAGAAAAATCCTCCAAAGCAATATGGTTTTTCACTTTGGTTGAACACCATCTGCAAAGCAACTCACTAAAATATTAAAGTTATCATTTCGCAATGGTTTTTTTTTCAGTCTGCTGGGCGCCTCCCCGTTTTCTGTTCACGGTCCAAAGATTTTATTTTTCGCTTTTATGCATTAATGCATTTATTAGTTTTGTGGCATGTTAcagatgaatatttttttttagctaataaTACAGGGCGCTTCAAAGAGATGAACCCAATTTTATAATACAACTAATCCACAACTAATCCTAATTTAAACTTGCAAACGTATCTCACAGACGTACATGAGCTGCATAATATACTTACCTCACTGATGTCTGCATCAGATAAACAGTCGGCTACCTGCAACTCGCACAGGTTGGCATAGGTAACGTTGTCAGTGCCACACACAGGCATCCACACAAAATCACACACATCATCGCAGTTCTTACACTCTCCAATGTATGCCTGCGGGGGAACATAACATGAAGAACCaccgcagtaggcctactggctcatgctaggaatAAAAGAAACTTAGAGAGGAATATAAGAGTGTGGTGAGAGGTGTGGGAGGAAAGAAATGGTTTATGAAAGAGCCCATAAGCCCatagtagtagagggaaggtgatATACCAGAGTACCACTAATTATACCTGACTCAGGAAGGTATACGAGGTTCGCTACATCAAAGATACATTTGCAACAGCAATAAATATTCATGATTTGATAAACTTAGCCCAGTTACCTACTAACCCTAAGAATGCACTAGGTATACTAAACTCGGAAATTTACTCACCACAGCAATGTTCTTATCATAGTAATGTACACACCACAGCATTATACTCACCACACCAATGTCTTCGTCACTTTCGCAGTCGGCAAACTCTAAGGTACAGTTGTTTGAGTATGTGATGCCATCTGTACCGCATACTGGATTGTATTCATCCGTACAGACCGGGTTACAGTCATCCTGGCCGCTGGCTGAAGGTGAGAGCGAGGAACAGtacagtagtgtggtgtgtgttacagAGAGATGAAAAAAGTAAGACCAGATAGTATAGTACATGGGTTTTAATAGAATGTTCAACAGAATAATGCTATTAAAAGAAGGTAACTTGGCAGACAGATGGAAGATGGCACACATTGTACCAGTATTCATAAAAATGTGACAGGACAGTTCCTACAAACTATAGGCCTATTGGGTTTGCTGCTCACTTATACCGTTTACTATTCTTCAAATCATAGCTTACGTTTAGCCTACTTTTCTTTCCTCATTTTGTCTTGGCTAGTTTGTTTCCAAACATTGTATTCTGGAATTAATGTGTCTGTCACATACCTAGAAAGGCGGCCAGGGATAGAAGCAGGAATCTGATTAAGATCTTCATGACTACAGTCTAAATGCTGCCTTCACCTGCTTATATATCAAGCTCTTATCTCTCTGTTAGTGCGTGGGACGTCTGTGAGTGCACATTCACGAAGTGCGTTTCTCTCGCGCACAGAAGACGGaggtcttgcgctgaatgactttCACGGGTTTAACGCTGAACATTAATTATTATATTTGTGCTTGTGTGCTAACGTGTACATGTTCGCTTTAAGAAGAAAAATATTTAGATTTATTCACTGTAATAATTATTGACGAAGCAAGATATTTCCTTAGTAATTCGTCTttgctttttcctcctcctcctttatccACTTTCAGCTATGTAGCTCGGGGAAAAGGAATATATGTTTGTTAATATATGTAATTTAATATATTGAGTCCATATCGTTTCTACTTGctttaaaattaaaatttctcgtttatttaaaattttcaaaaaaaaattttgcagtttttttcaaaaatttttgtcAAGGCTTCTGTTTTTCTTTCTCGCAGCTTGATAGTCTTTTCCATTTCAAAAGAACGTTCCGTTCCAAACAGTGCCATTACAAAGCTGATAATGGTCCAGAATGGACCGAAAGGACATGTCATTGTTTAGTACTACAAATATCAGTTCATGATTAAAGAATATTTCAATAACTTTTTCCGTATTATCTTACTATCTTTCATTTCCTACACAGGGTGAAAGACTTACCATGACGTATTACGTAGATTAAGTACTAAAATTTAATTATTTTTCGTTTAGAATGAAAACATATTTTGAAAACACGTCTTTGATAAGCACCATATTACACTTTCTGCCCAACAGATCCATAAAACTGTGAAACAGAAATGAGTTTTTTGGTTTATAACTTTCACATGTTTACCAACAATAGACCCTGCTTTAAAATTCTCACAGCTATTGTGCTCAAAGTGACTTCAACTCTGTTGGAAAGTCGTCTTTTAAACTGCCGTGGAACCCATTTAAAAGTGTCGTAACTACTGAAGCCTTGTTGCGGCAGTAAAATAATTTCTGGGTTTTAATGGCACATCTAGATTCTCACCAACTTCGTAACTCTAGCTTTTGTCCCTCCCTTTACTTATGATATAGTTCACAAGTGCTGGAAAGTGTTAGAATTGTAAAATATTGTTTAAGTTAAACACTTAGTGCTTGTCTATTGTCTGTCAGAAATTTGATTGATATTTCTTATTTGAAAATGTCGTTTTAAAGTTATATATTACTGACAATTGCAGTTGAAGAATCTAAACTTGTACTTTATAATAAATATCTGTAATATTTGTAATTGTTTGCCTACTAATTGCGGTAAATGCTAATTTAACAGAATTTATTATGTTCTCTGTTCTCGGAACATGTTACACATGTTCTCTGAAGCTATGTGTGGCATTTGTCTCCACTTCAGAATTTTTCTTATAACTTTCTTCTGGTTCATCTGTATCTTTTGTTTCCACATGTCATCTTTCATCGTATTCTTGTAACGAAATTTCTCAGTTTAGTTTCTGACTCAATTCAGTGTTTCATACTGTTTCTCTGACTCCTTATTTTCTACATACTCTGTTGCTTAACATTTGTTTCTCTCGATTCACGAATGAACTAAAGACTCGGCATTTTCCATGTTCTTCGTCGTATTCGATGTGAATCAGCTGCCGCTCTGAATTTGGACGTCTGTATTTTCTTACCTACCACTTCACTTTCCCATTATACTTCCGAAAATTCTTCAGTCCATCGTGGTCCTTTTATACTCAGGTTTATTGTGTGCATCTCCCTGCATTTCTCTATTCAGTCTTGCAGTCTTTTTCTCGGTCTTGTTTCCATTACATGTTGGCTCGTGCACTTCGACATTGCCATCCCTGAGGTTTACTCTCCACGTTTCCAGGTCAATGTGAGTCTTCTAAACGCAGTTATTTGAAGTTATTAGTTTTGCTTTCTGCCTGTATGCTCTTTTTGCTTATTTTTCCTCTCCCATATGTATCTCTACAGGTTATTTTGATTATATTTCTCCTCTGGCCTCCTAGTGTTTGGTGTAACATTATGCACTACTGCCATTGCTGCCTTTTGTATTTTTGTAAACCATTTTCCCCCTGTCTAGTCATTAAAATCTTAAGTTTCCTCTTATTACATTCAAGGGTTCAATCCACGAAAGGTAAGGTCGGGttcaattccttgtatcaagagacCACAATCTACATCCAGGACGGCTCTAGCATCCAAGCTTCTCATTGCCTTAaagtttcattagtttctttctaGTGATGATCCCCTTCTATTTTCTATGCTTCCTCTTTCTTTCAACACTGATGACCTACAGACAATGTTGCATatgctacaacagcagagttCCTCACAATGAGAGAAGCAATGTTAATTGTCACATTTTCTCAGTTGTAATGTTCTGACGCGAGGAAGCTTAATGCTCCAAATACGATCATC
This genomic stretch from Cherax quadricarinatus isolate ZL_2023a chromosome 45, ASM3850222v1, whole genome shotgun sequence harbors:
- the LOC128694896 gene encoding four-domain proteases inhibitor, with translation MKILIRFLLLSLAAFLASGQDDCNPVCTDEYNPVCGTDGITYSNNCTLEFADCESDEDIGVAYIGECKNCDDVCDFVWMPVCGTDNVTYANLCELQVADCLSDADISEAYPGECLPYIHNIVPHCESSVLEEDCSTHSYSPVCEISGSTYNNVCELCQAEIQAQANGENIVYVIDHLGPCEE